From Aricia agestis chromosome 11, ilAriAges1.1, whole genome shotgun sequence, a single genomic window includes:
- the LOC121731627 gene encoding nuclear receptor-binding protein homolog isoform X1 — MSGGRSIDKERKSPRESGEDSEDESEILEESPCGRWLKRREEVEQRDVPGIDCAHLAMDTEEGVEVVWNEVQFSERKNFKAQEDKIQTVFDSLTRLEHPNIVKFHRYWTDTHNDKPRVIFITEYMSCGSLKQFLKRTKRNVKRLPLQAWKRWCTQILSALSYLHECVPPIVHGNLTCDTIFIQHNGLVKIGSVAPDAIHHHVKTCRENMKNMHLIAPEYGSSQMVTPAMDIYSFGMCALETAALEIQGNGDSGSHVTDDHIARTVESLEEPRQKDFIYRCIHADPARRPTARELLFHPLLFEVHSLKLLAAHTLVNTNANVSETITDEVMGANGALAWCVLGGQRVELAARDLAHAEKLDKFVEDVRYGIYPLTAYGGGRRAASPERQASPPSPPRERECRRVVHVMCSVKPAAPATAAERELLLTVLLRMDDKMNRQLVCAVSPRDAAADLAADLVQLGFIHEGDQDKVCRLMEESLRGSFGAAAS, encoded by the exons GTTGAGCAGCGCGACGTGCCGGGCATCGACTGCGCGCACCTCGCCATGGACACCGAGGAGGGAGTCGAGGTGGTGTGGAACGAAGTGCAGTTCTCCGAGAGGAAGAACTTCAAGGCGCAGGAGGACAAGATCCAGACGGTGTTCGACAGCCTCACTCGCCTCGAACACCCCAACATCGTCAAGTTCCACCGCTACTGGACCGACACGCACAACGATAAGCCGAGG GTGATCTTCATAACGGAGTACATGTCGTGTGGGTCGCTGAAGCAGTTCCTCAAGCGCACCAAGCGCAACGTCAAGCGGCTGCCGCTGCAGGCGTGGAAGCGCTGGTGCACGCAGATCCTGTCGGCGCTCAG CTACCTCCACGAGTGCGTCCCCCCCATCGTCCACGGCAACCTGACGTGCGACACCATCTTCATCCAACACAACGGCCTCGTCAAGATCGGCTCCGTGGCGCCCGACGCCATCCACCATCACGTCAAGACGTGCCGGGAGAACATGAAGAACATGCATCTTATCGCGCCGGAGTATGGAT CGTCACAAATGGTGACACCAGCGATGGACATCTACTCGTTCGGCATGTGCGCGCTGGAGACGGCGGCGCTGGAGATCCAGGGAAACGGCGACTCCGGCAGCCACGTCACCGACGACCACATCGCCCGGACCGTCGAGTCGCTGGAGGAGCCGCGACAGAAGGACTTCATATACAG ATGTATCCACGCGGACCCGGCGCGGCGGCCGACGGCGCGCGAGCTGCTGTTCCACCCGCTGCTGTTCGAGGTGCACTCGCTCAAGCTGCTCGCCGCGCACACGCTCGTTAATACTAATg CGAACGTGTCGGAGACGATCACGGACGAGGTGATGGGCGCGAATGGCGCGCTGGCGTGGTGCGTGCTCGGCGGACAGCGGGTGGAGCTGGCGGCGCGGGACCTCGCGCACGCCGAGAAGCTCGACAAGTTCGTCGAGGACGTGCG GTACGGCATCTACCCGCTGACGGCGTACGGCGGGGGACGGCGCGCGGCGTCGCCCGAGCGACAGGCGTcgccgccgtcgccgccgcGAGAACGCGAGTGCCGTCGGGTTGTACACGTCATGTGTAGTGTTAAG CCCGCCGCACCAGCCACAGCCGCAGAGCGCGAGCTGCTGCTGACGGTGCTGCTGCGGATGGACGACAAGATGAACCGGCAGCTGGTGTGCGCCGTGTCGCCGCGAGACGCCGCCGCCGACCTCGCCGCCGACCTGGTCCAGCTCGGCTTCATACACGAG GGCGACCAGGACAAGGTGTGCCGGCTGATGGAGGAGTCGCTGCGCGGCAGCTTCGGCGCGGCGGCCAGCTAG
- the LOC121731627 gene encoding nuclear receptor-binding protein isoform X2, protein MDTEEGVEVVWNEVQFSERKNFKAQEDKIQTVFDSLTRLEHPNIVKFHRYWTDTHNDKPRVIFITEYMSCGSLKQFLKRTKRNVKRLPLQAWKRWCTQILSALSYLHECVPPIVHGNLTCDTIFIQHNGLVKIGSVAPDAIHHHVKTCRENMKNMHLIAPEYGSSQMVTPAMDIYSFGMCALETAALEIQGNGDSGSHVTDDHIARTVESLEEPRQKDFIYRCIHADPARRPTARELLFHPLLFEVHSLKLLAAHTLVNTNANVSETITDEVMGANGALAWCVLGGQRVELAARDLAHAEKLDKFVEDVRYGIYPLTAYGGGRRAASPERQASPPSPPRERECRRVVHVMCSVKPAAPATAAERELLLTVLLRMDDKMNRQLVCAVSPRDAAADLAADLVQLGFIHEGDQDKVCRLMEESLRGSFGAAAS, encoded by the exons ATGGACACCGAGGAGGGAGTCGAGGTGGTGTGGAACGAAGTGCAGTTCTCCGAGAGGAAGAACTTCAAGGCGCAGGAGGACAAGATCCAGACGGTGTTCGACAGCCTCACTCGCCTCGAACACCCCAACATCGTCAAGTTCCACCGCTACTGGACCGACACGCACAACGATAAGCCGAGG GTGATCTTCATAACGGAGTACATGTCGTGTGGGTCGCTGAAGCAGTTCCTCAAGCGCACCAAGCGCAACGTCAAGCGGCTGCCGCTGCAGGCGTGGAAGCGCTGGTGCACGCAGATCCTGTCGGCGCTCAG CTACCTCCACGAGTGCGTCCCCCCCATCGTCCACGGCAACCTGACGTGCGACACCATCTTCATCCAACACAACGGCCTCGTCAAGATCGGCTCCGTGGCGCCCGACGCCATCCACCATCACGTCAAGACGTGCCGGGAGAACATGAAGAACATGCATCTTATCGCGCCGGAGTATGGAT CGTCACAAATGGTGACACCAGCGATGGACATCTACTCGTTCGGCATGTGCGCGCTGGAGACGGCGGCGCTGGAGATCCAGGGAAACGGCGACTCCGGCAGCCACGTCACCGACGACCACATCGCCCGGACCGTCGAGTCGCTGGAGGAGCCGCGACAGAAGGACTTCATATACAG ATGTATCCACGCGGACCCGGCGCGGCGGCCGACGGCGCGCGAGCTGCTGTTCCACCCGCTGCTGTTCGAGGTGCACTCGCTCAAGCTGCTCGCCGCGCACACGCTCGTTAATACTAATg CGAACGTGTCGGAGACGATCACGGACGAGGTGATGGGCGCGAATGGCGCGCTGGCGTGGTGCGTGCTCGGCGGACAGCGGGTGGAGCTGGCGGCGCGGGACCTCGCGCACGCCGAGAAGCTCGACAAGTTCGTCGAGGACGTGCG GTACGGCATCTACCCGCTGACGGCGTACGGCGGGGGACGGCGCGCGGCGTCGCCCGAGCGACAGGCGTcgccgccgtcgccgccgcGAGAACGCGAGTGCCGTCGGGTTGTACACGTCATGTGTAGTGTTAAG CCCGCCGCACCAGCCACAGCCGCAGAGCGCGAGCTGCTGCTGACGGTGCTGCTGCGGATGGACGACAAGATGAACCGGCAGCTGGTGTGCGCCGTGTCGCCGCGAGACGCCGCCGCCGACCTCGCCGCCGACCTGGTCCAGCTCGGCTTCATACACGAG GGCGACCAGGACAAGGTGTGCCGGCTGATGGAGGAGTCGCTGCGCGGCAGCTTCGGCGCGGCGGCCAGCTAG